In Saimiri boliviensis isolate mSaiBol1 chromosome 12, mSaiBol1.pri, whole genome shotgun sequence, one genomic interval encodes:
- the E4F1 gene encoding transcription factor E4F1 isoform X3, which produces MEGAMAVRVTAAHTAEAPAEAGREAGEGGVAAAAAALAPGSFLGLPAPFSEEDEDDVHRCGRCQAEFTALEDFVQHKIQKVCQRAPQEALPATPATTALLGPEVVPAAPGPEEPITVAHIVVEAASLAADISHAPNLVGGGHIKEVIVAAEAEPGDSEMAEAPGSPHPQGLGLTGDSEQAQVKLLVNKDGRYVCALCHKTFKTGSILKAHMVTHSSRKDHECKLCGASFRTKGSLIRHHRRHTDERPYKCSKCGKSFRESGALTRHLKSLTPCTEKIRFSVSKDAAVSKEDAPAGSGAGTAALGTVTSPVTGEPLETSPVIHLVTDAKGTVIHEVHVQMQELPLGMKALVPEPPISQELPCSSEGSRENLLHQAMQNSGIVLERAAGEEGALEPAPAAGSSPQPLAEAAPQVPVLEVQPLETQVASEASAVPRTHPCPQCSETFPTAATLEAHKRGHTGPRPFTCTQCGKAFPKAYLLKKHQEVHVRERRFRCGDCGKLYKTIAHVRGHRRVHSDERPYPCPECGKRYKTKNAQQVHFRTHLEEKPHVCQFCSRGFREKGSLVRHVRHHTGEKPFKCYKCGRGFAEHGTLNRHLRTKGGCLLEVEELLVSEESPAAATTVLTEDPHTVPLRMMQKPARPRRSLRAPRRRWTATS; this is translated from the exons ATGAGGATGATGTGCACAGATGCGGCCGCTGCCAGGCAGAGTTCACTGCTTTGGAGGACTTTGTTCAGCACAAGATTCAGAAGGTCTGCCAGCGGGCCCCTCAGGAGGCCCTGCCCGCCACCCCTGCCACCACAGCATTGCTGGGCCCAGAG GTGGTGCCGGCGGCGCCAGGCCCAGAGGAGCCCATCACTGTGGCCCACATCGTGGTGGAGGCAGCCTCCCTGGCAGCAGACATCAGCCACGCACCCAACCTCGTTG GTGGTGGGCACATCAAAGAGGTTATCGTGGCTGCTGAGGCAGAGCCAGGGGACAGCGAGATGGCCGAGGCCCCGGGCAGCCCCCACCCTCAGGGGCTGGGGCTCACAGGGGACAGCGAGCAGGCCCAGGTGAAGCTCCTGGTGAACAAGGACGGCCGCTACGTGTGTGCGCTGTGCCACAAGACCTTCAAGACG GGCAGCATCCTCAAGGCCCACATGGTCACTCACAGCAGCCGCAAGGACCACGAGTGCAAGCTCTGCGGGGCCTCCTTCCGCACCAAGGGCTCGCTCATCCGGCACCACCGGCGGCACACGG ATGAGCGCCCCTACAAGTGTTCCAAGTGTGGGAAGAGCTTCCGGGAGTCAGGTGCGCTGACTCGGCACCTCAAGTCTCTCACCCCCTGCACGGAGAAGATCCGCTTCAGTGTGAGCAAGGACGCGGCTGTCAGCAAAGAGGACGCGCCTGCAG GGTCTGGAGCTGGAACTGCAGCCTTGGGGACAGTCACATCACCGGTGACAGGCGAGCCCCTAGAGACCTCACCTGTGATTCACCTGGTGACAGATGCCAAGGGCACCGTCATCCACGAAGTCCACGTCCAGATGCAGGAGCTGCCCCTGGGCATGAAAGCCCTGGTCCCAGAG CCCCCCATCTCCCAGGAGCTCCCCTGCTCCAGCGAGGGCAGCCGTGAGAACCTGCTGCACCAGGCCATGCAGAACTCTGGCATCGTCCTTGAGCGTGCTGCGGGGGAGGAGGGTGCCCTGGAGCCAGCCCCTGCTGCCGGGTccagtccccagcccctggcagagGCAGCCCCGCAGGTGCCGGTACTGGAAGTACAGCCGCTGGAGACA CAGGTGGCCAGCGAGGCCTCAGCGGTGCCCAGGACCCACCCATGTCCTCAGTGCAGTGAGACCTTCCCGACAGCAGCCACCCTGGAGGCCCACAAGAGGGGCCACACCG GACCAAGGCCGTTCACCTGCACGCAGTGTGGCAAGGCCTTCCCCAAGGCCTACCTGCTCAAGAAGCACCAGGAGGTGCACGTGCGTGAGCGCCGCTTCCGCTGCGGGGACTGCGGGAAGCTGTACAAGACCATTGCCCATGTGCGCGGCCACCGGCGCGTCCACTCAGACGAGCGGCCCTACCCTTGTCCCGAGTGCGGCAAGCGCTACAAGACCAAG AACGCGCAGCAGGTGCACTTCCGGACACACCTGGAGGAGAAGCCACACGTGTGCCAGTTCTGCAGCCGGGGCTTCCGAGAGAAGGGCTCACTGGTGCGGCATGTGCGGCACCACACAGGCGAGAAGCCGTTCAAGTGCTACAAGTGTGGCCGGGGCTTCGCGGAGCACGGCACGCTGAACCGGCACCTGCGCACCAAAG GGGGCTGTCTGCTGGAGGTGGAGGAGTTGCTGGTGTCCGAGGAGAGCCCTGCGGCAGCCACTACTGTCCTCACGGAGGACCCGCACACGGT GCCACTGCGGATGATGCAGAAACCAGCGAGGCCACGGAGATCATTGAGGGCACCCAGACGGAG GTGGACAGCCACATCATGA
- the E4F1 gene encoding transcription factor E4F1 isoform X1 — protein MEGAMAVRVTAAHTAEAPAEAGREAGEGGVAAAAAALAPGSFLGLPAPFSEEDEDDVHRCGRCQAEFTALEDFVQHKIQKVCQRAPQEALPATPATTALLGPEVVPAAPGPEEPITVAHIVVEAASLAADISHAPNLVGGGHIKEVIVAAEAEPGDSEMAEAPGSPHPQGLGLTGDSEQAQVKLLVNKDGRYVCALCHKTFKTGSILKAHMVTHSSRKDHECKLCGASFRTKGSLIRHHRRHTDERPYKCSKCGKSFRESGALTRHLKSLTPCTEKIRFSVSKDAAVSKEDAPAGSGAGTAALGTVTSPVTGEPLETSPVIHLVTDAKGTVIHEVHVQMQELPLGMKALVPEPPISQELPCSSEGSRENLLHQAMQNSGIVLERAAGEEGALEPAPAAGSSPQPLAEAAPQVPVLEVQPLETQVASEASAVPRTHPCPQCSETFPTAATLEAHKRGHTGPRPFTCTQCGKAFPKAYLLKKHQEVHVRERRFRCGDCGKLYKTIAHVRGHRRVHSDERPYPCPECGKRYKTKNAQQVHFRTHLEEKPHVCQFCSRGFREKGSLVRHVRHHTGEKPFKCYKCGRGFAEHGTLNRHLRTKGGCLLEVEELLVSEESPAAATTVLTEDPHTVLVEFSSVVADTQEYIIEATADDAETSEATEIIEGTQTEVDSHIMKVVQQIVHQASAGHQIIVQNVTMDEETALGPEAAAADTITIATPESLTEQVAMTLASAISEGTVLAARAGASGTEQATVTMVSSEDIEILEHAGELVIASPEGQLEVQTVIV, from the exons ATGAGGATGATGTGCACAGATGCGGCCGCTGCCAGGCAGAGTTCACTGCTTTGGAGGACTTTGTTCAGCACAAGATTCAGAAGGTCTGCCAGCGGGCCCCTCAGGAGGCCCTGCCCGCCACCCCTGCCACCACAGCATTGCTGGGCCCAGAG GTGGTGCCGGCGGCGCCAGGCCCAGAGGAGCCCATCACTGTGGCCCACATCGTGGTGGAGGCAGCCTCCCTGGCAGCAGACATCAGCCACGCACCCAACCTCGTTG GTGGTGGGCACATCAAAGAGGTTATCGTGGCTGCTGAGGCAGAGCCAGGGGACAGCGAGATGGCCGAGGCCCCGGGCAGCCCCCACCCTCAGGGGCTGGGGCTCACAGGGGACAGCGAGCAGGCCCAGGTGAAGCTCCTGGTGAACAAGGACGGCCGCTACGTGTGTGCGCTGTGCCACAAGACCTTCAAGACG GGCAGCATCCTCAAGGCCCACATGGTCACTCACAGCAGCCGCAAGGACCACGAGTGCAAGCTCTGCGGGGCCTCCTTCCGCACCAAGGGCTCGCTCATCCGGCACCACCGGCGGCACACGG ATGAGCGCCCCTACAAGTGTTCCAAGTGTGGGAAGAGCTTCCGGGAGTCAGGTGCGCTGACTCGGCACCTCAAGTCTCTCACCCCCTGCACGGAGAAGATCCGCTTCAGTGTGAGCAAGGACGCGGCTGTCAGCAAAGAGGACGCGCCTGCAG GGTCTGGAGCTGGAACTGCAGCCTTGGGGACAGTCACATCACCGGTGACAGGCGAGCCCCTAGAGACCTCACCTGTGATTCACCTGGTGACAGATGCCAAGGGCACCGTCATCCACGAAGTCCACGTCCAGATGCAGGAGCTGCCCCTGGGCATGAAAGCCCTGGTCCCAGAG CCCCCCATCTCCCAGGAGCTCCCCTGCTCCAGCGAGGGCAGCCGTGAGAACCTGCTGCACCAGGCCATGCAGAACTCTGGCATCGTCCTTGAGCGTGCTGCGGGGGAGGAGGGTGCCCTGGAGCCAGCCCCTGCTGCCGGGTccagtccccagcccctggcagagGCAGCCCCGCAGGTGCCGGTACTGGAAGTACAGCCGCTGGAGACA CAGGTGGCCAGCGAGGCCTCAGCGGTGCCCAGGACCCACCCATGTCCTCAGTGCAGTGAGACCTTCCCGACAGCAGCCACCCTGGAGGCCCACAAGAGGGGCCACACCG GACCAAGGCCGTTCACCTGCACGCAGTGTGGCAAGGCCTTCCCCAAGGCCTACCTGCTCAAGAAGCACCAGGAGGTGCACGTGCGTGAGCGCCGCTTCCGCTGCGGGGACTGCGGGAAGCTGTACAAGACCATTGCCCATGTGCGCGGCCACCGGCGCGTCCACTCAGACGAGCGGCCCTACCCTTGTCCCGAGTGCGGCAAGCGCTACAAGACCAAG AACGCGCAGCAGGTGCACTTCCGGACACACCTGGAGGAGAAGCCACACGTGTGCCAGTTCTGCAGCCGGGGCTTCCGAGAGAAGGGCTCACTGGTGCGGCATGTGCGGCACCACACAGGCGAGAAGCCGTTCAAGTGCTACAAGTGTGGCCGGGGCTTCGCGGAGCACGGCACGCTGAACCGGCACCTGCGCACCAAAG GGGGCTGTCTGCTGGAGGTGGAGGAGTTGCTGGTGTCCGAGGAGAGCCCTGCGGCAGCCACTACTGTCCTCACGGAGGACCCGCACACGGTGTTGGTGGAGTTCTCGTCCGTGGTGGCTGACACCCAGGAGTATATCATCGAG GCCACTGCGGATGATGCAGAAACCAGCGAGGCCACGGAGATCATTGAGGGCACCCAGACGGAG GTGGACAGCCACATCATGAAAGTGGTGCAGCAGATCGTGCACCAGGCCAGTGCTGGCCACCAGATCATCGTGCAGAACGTCACCATGGATGAGGAGACGGCGCTGGGCCCAGAGGCAGCTGCCGCCGACACCATCACCATCGCCACTCCCGAAAGCCTGACGGAGCAGGTGGCCATGACGCTGGCCTCGGCCATCAGTGAGGGCACTGTACTCGCTGCCCGAGCAGGGGCAAGTGGCACTGAACAGGCCACTGTGACCATGGTGTCATCAGAGGACATAGAGATCCTGGAGCACGCGGGCGAGCTGGTCATCGCCTCGCCAGAGGGCCAGCTGGAGGTGCAGACAGTCATCGTCTAG
- the E4F1 gene encoding transcription factor E4F1 isoform X2, producing the protein MEGAMAVRVTAAHTAEAPAEAGREAGEGGVAAAAAALAPGSFLGLPAPFSEEDEDDVHRCGRCQAEFTALEDFVQHKIQKVCQRAPQEALPATPATTALLGPEVVPAAPGPEEPITVAHIVVEAASLAADISHAPNLVGGGHIKEVIVAAEAEPGDSEMAEAPGSPHPQGLGLTGDSEQAQVKLLVNKDGRYVCALCHKTFKTGSILKAHMVTHSSRKDHECKLCGASFRTKGSLIRHHRRHTDERPYKCSKCGKSFRESGALTRHLKSLTPCTEKIRFSVSKDAAVSKEDAPAGSGAGTAALGTVTSPVTGEPLETSPVIHLVTDAKGTVIHEVHVQMQELPLGMKALVPEPPISQELPCSSEGSRENLLHQAMQNSGIVLERAAGEEGALEPAPAAGSSPQPLAEAAPQVPVLEVQPLETVASEASAVPRTHPCPQCSETFPTAATLEAHKRGHTGPRPFTCTQCGKAFPKAYLLKKHQEVHVRERRFRCGDCGKLYKTIAHVRGHRRVHSDERPYPCPECGKRYKTKNAQQVHFRTHLEEKPHVCQFCSRGFREKGSLVRHVRHHTGEKPFKCYKCGRGFAEHGTLNRHLRTKGGCLLEVEELLVSEESPAAATTVLTEDPHTVLVEFSSVVADTQEYIIEATADDAETSEATEIIEGTQTEVDSHIMKVVQQIVHQASAGHQIIVQNVTMDEETALGPEAAAADTITIATPESLTEQVAMTLASAISEGTVLAARAGASGTEQATVTMVSSEDIEILEHAGELVIASPEGQLEVQTVIV; encoded by the exons ATGAGGATGATGTGCACAGATGCGGCCGCTGCCAGGCAGAGTTCACTGCTTTGGAGGACTTTGTTCAGCACAAGATTCAGAAGGTCTGCCAGCGGGCCCCTCAGGAGGCCCTGCCCGCCACCCCTGCCACCACAGCATTGCTGGGCCCAGAG GTGGTGCCGGCGGCGCCAGGCCCAGAGGAGCCCATCACTGTGGCCCACATCGTGGTGGAGGCAGCCTCCCTGGCAGCAGACATCAGCCACGCACCCAACCTCGTTG GTGGTGGGCACATCAAAGAGGTTATCGTGGCTGCTGAGGCAGAGCCAGGGGACAGCGAGATGGCCGAGGCCCCGGGCAGCCCCCACCCTCAGGGGCTGGGGCTCACAGGGGACAGCGAGCAGGCCCAGGTGAAGCTCCTGGTGAACAAGGACGGCCGCTACGTGTGTGCGCTGTGCCACAAGACCTTCAAGACG GGCAGCATCCTCAAGGCCCACATGGTCACTCACAGCAGCCGCAAGGACCACGAGTGCAAGCTCTGCGGGGCCTCCTTCCGCACCAAGGGCTCGCTCATCCGGCACCACCGGCGGCACACGG ATGAGCGCCCCTACAAGTGTTCCAAGTGTGGGAAGAGCTTCCGGGAGTCAGGTGCGCTGACTCGGCACCTCAAGTCTCTCACCCCCTGCACGGAGAAGATCCGCTTCAGTGTGAGCAAGGACGCGGCTGTCAGCAAAGAGGACGCGCCTGCAG GGTCTGGAGCTGGAACTGCAGCCTTGGGGACAGTCACATCACCGGTGACAGGCGAGCCCCTAGAGACCTCACCTGTGATTCACCTGGTGACAGATGCCAAGGGCACCGTCATCCACGAAGTCCACGTCCAGATGCAGGAGCTGCCCCTGGGCATGAAAGCCCTGGTCCCAGAG CCCCCCATCTCCCAGGAGCTCCCCTGCTCCAGCGAGGGCAGCCGTGAGAACCTGCTGCACCAGGCCATGCAGAACTCTGGCATCGTCCTTGAGCGTGCTGCGGGGGAGGAGGGTGCCCTGGAGCCAGCCCCTGCTGCCGGGTccagtccccagcccctggcagagGCAGCCCCGCAGGTGCCGGTACTGGAAGTACAGCCGCTGGAGACA GTGGCCAGCGAGGCCTCAGCGGTGCCCAGGACCCACCCATGTCCTCAGTGCAGTGAGACCTTCCCGACAGCAGCCACCCTGGAGGCCCACAAGAGGGGCCACACCG GACCAAGGCCGTTCACCTGCACGCAGTGTGGCAAGGCCTTCCCCAAGGCCTACCTGCTCAAGAAGCACCAGGAGGTGCACGTGCGTGAGCGCCGCTTCCGCTGCGGGGACTGCGGGAAGCTGTACAAGACCATTGCCCATGTGCGCGGCCACCGGCGCGTCCACTCAGACGAGCGGCCCTACCCTTGTCCCGAGTGCGGCAAGCGCTACAAGACCAAG AACGCGCAGCAGGTGCACTTCCGGACACACCTGGAGGAGAAGCCACACGTGTGCCAGTTCTGCAGCCGGGGCTTCCGAGAGAAGGGCTCACTGGTGCGGCATGTGCGGCACCACACAGGCGAGAAGCCGTTCAAGTGCTACAAGTGTGGCCGGGGCTTCGCGGAGCACGGCACGCTGAACCGGCACCTGCGCACCAAAG GGGGCTGTCTGCTGGAGGTGGAGGAGTTGCTGGTGTCCGAGGAGAGCCCTGCGGCAGCCACTACTGTCCTCACGGAGGACCCGCACACGGTGTTGGTGGAGTTCTCGTCCGTGGTGGCTGACACCCAGGAGTATATCATCGAG GCCACTGCGGATGATGCAGAAACCAGCGAGGCCACGGAGATCATTGAGGGCACCCAGACGGAG GTGGACAGCCACATCATGAAAGTGGTGCAGCAGATCGTGCACCAGGCCAGTGCTGGCCACCAGATCATCGTGCAGAACGTCACCATGGATGAGGAGACGGCGCTGGGCCCAGAGGCAGCTGCCGCCGACACCATCACCATCGCCACTCCCGAAAGCCTGACGGAGCAGGTGGCCATGACGCTGGCCTCGGCCATCAGTGAGGGCACTGTACTCGCTGCCCGAGCAGGGGCAAGTGGCACTGAACAGGCCACTGTGACCATGGTGTCATCAGAGGACATAGAGATCCTGGAGCACGCGGGCGAGCTGGTCATCGCCTCGCCAGAGGGCCAGCTGGAGGTGCAGACAGTCATCGTCTAG
- the DNASE1L2 gene encoding LOW QUALITY PROTEIN: deoxyribonuclease-1-like 2 (The sequence of the model RefSeq protein was modified relative to this genomic sequence to represent the inferred CDS: deleted 1 base in 1 codon), giving the protein MGWPWALLATLWALEAAGASALRIGAFNIQSFGDSKVSDPDCGSIIAKILAGYDLALVQEVRDPDLSAVSALMELINSVSEHEYSFVSSQPLGRDQYKEMYLFVYRKDAVSVVDTYQYPDPEDAFSREPFVVKFAAAGLGERAPPLPFRRPTPPHLPPLTPPPLPAAARELVLIPLHAAPHQAVAEIDALYDVYLDVIDKWGTDDLLFLGDFNADCSYVRAQDWAAIRLRSSEIFKWLIPDSADTTVGNSDCAYDRIVACGARLRRSLKPQSATVHDFQREFRLDQAQALAISDHFPVEVTLKSHR; this is encoded by the exons ATGGGCTGGCCCTGGGCTCTGCTGGCCACGCTCTGGGCGCTGGAAGCCGCCGGGGCCTCTGCGCTGCGCATCGGAGCCTTCAACATCCAGAGCTTCGGGGACAGCAAAGTGTCGGATCCGGATTGCGGAAGCATTATCGCGAAG ATCCTGGCTGGCTATGACCTCGCGCTGGTGCAGGAGGTGCGAGACCCGGACCTCAGTGCCGTATCCGCGCTCATGGAGCTGATCAACAG CGTGTCCGAGCACGAGTACAGCTTTGTGAGCAGCCAGCCCCTGGGCCGGGACCAGTACAAGGAGATGTACCTGTTCGTGTACAG GAAGGACGCTGTGTCGGTCGTGGACACCTACCAGTACCCAGACCCCGAGGACGCATTCAGCCGTGAGCCCTTCGTCGTCAAGTTCGCCGCCGCTGGCCTAGGTGAGcgggccccgcccctccccttcCGCcgg cccacccctccccacctgccgCCCCTGACGCCCCCACCCCTTCCCGCAGCTGCGCGGGAGCTGGTGCTGATTCCGCTGCACGCGGCGCCTCACCAAGCCGTGGCGGAGATCGATGCGCTCTACGACGTGTACCTGGACGTGATCGACAAGTGGGGCACGGAC GACTTGCTGTTCCTTGGCGACTTCAACGCGGACTGCAGCTACGTGCGGGCGCAGGACTGGGCAGCCATCCGTCTGAGGAGCAGTGAGATCTTCAAGTGGCTCATCCCCGACAGCGCCGACACCACAGTGGGGAACTCCGACTGCGCCTACGACCGCATCGTGGCCTGCGGCGCCCGCCTGCGCCGGAGCCTGAAACCCCAGTCGGCCACCGTGCACGACTTCCAGAGGGAATTCCGCCTGGACCAGGCTCAG GCTCTCGCCATAAGCGACCACTTTCCGGTGGAGGTGACCCTCAAGTCGCACCGATGA
- the ECI1 gene encoding enoyl-CoA delta isomerase 1, mitochondrial, with the protein MALAAARRVPACILLRAGARLQGAALGLAEQAAGGRDGARRFGSQRVLVEPDASAGVAVMRFNNPPVNTLSLEFLTELVISLEKLENDKSFRGLIITSDRPGVFSAGLDLREMCGRSPAHYAEYWKAVQELWLRLYQSSLVLVAAINGACPAGGCLMALTSDHRILADNPKYSIGLNETLLGIVAPFWFKDTLVNTIGHRAAERALQLGLLFPPAQALQVGIVDQVVPEERVQSVALSAIAQWMAIPDHARQLTKAMMRKATASRLITHRDEDVQNFVSFISRDSIQKSLQLYLERLKQKKG; encoded by the exons ATGGCGCTGGCGGCTGCTCGGCGAGTCCCGGCGTGCATCTTGCTCCGCGCGG GGGCCCGGCTCCAGGGCGCGGCCCTCGGGCTGGCGGAGCAGGCGGCCGGCGGCCGGGACGGCGCGCGGCGCTTCGGGAGCCAGCGGGTGCTGGTGGAGCCGGACGCGAGCGCAG GGGTCGCTGTGATGAGATTCAACAACCCCCCAGTGAACACTCTCAGCCTGGAGTTTCTGACAGAGCTGGTCATTAGCCTGGAGAAGCTGGAGAATGACAAGAGCTTCCGAGGTCTCATCATTACCTCG GACCGCCCCGGTGTGTTCTCAGCTGGCCTGGACCTGAGGGAGATGTGCGGGAGGAGCCCTGCCCACTATGCCGAATACTGGAAGGCCGTGCAGGAGCTGTGGCTGCGGCTCTACCAGTCCAGCCTGGTGCTGGTCGCTGCCATCAAC GGAGCCTGCCCCGCCGGAGGCTGCCTGATGGCCCTGACCTCTGACCACCGCATCCTGGCGGACAACCCCAAGTACAGCATAGGACTCAATGAGACCCTGCTGGGCATTGTTGCCCCTTTCTG GTTCAAAGACACCCTGGTGAACACCATCGGGCACCGGGCAGCAGAGCGCGCCCTGCAGCTGGGGCTGCTCTTCCCGCCAGCACAGGCCCTGCAGGTGGGCATAGTGGACCAGGTGGTGCCGGAGGAGCGGGTGCAGAGTGTGGCGCTGTCAGCGATCGCCCAGTGGATGGCCATTCCAG ACCATGCCCGACAGCTGACCAAGGCCATGATGCGAAAGGCCACAGCCAGCCGCCTGATCACACATCGCGACGAGGATGTGCAGAACTTTGTCAGCTTCATCTCCAGAGACTCCATCCAGAAGTCCTTGCAGCTGTACTTAGAGAGGCTCAAACAAAAGAAAGGCTAA
- the RNPS1 gene encoding RNA-binding protein with serine-rich domain 1 isoform X2, translated as MAPSPTKRKDRSDEKSKDRSKDKGATKESSEKDRGRDKTRKRRSASSGSSSTRSRSSSTSSSGSSTSTGSSSGSSSSSASSRSGSSSTSRSSSSSSSSGSPSPSRRRHDNRRRSRSKSKPPKRDEKERKRRSPSPKPTKVHIGRLTRNVTKDHIMEIFSTYGKIKMIDMPVERMHPHLSKGYAYVEFENPDEAEKALKHMDGGQIDGQEITATAVLAPWPRPPPRRFSPPRRMLPPPPMWRRSPPRMRRRSRSPRRRSPVRRRSRSPGRRRHRSRSSSNSSR; from the exons AT GGCTCCTTCTCCTACCAAACGCAAAGACCGCTCAGATGAGAAGTCCAAGGATCGTTCAAAAGATAAAGGGGCCACAAAGGAATCGAGTGAGAAGGATCGCGGCAGGGACAAAACCCGAAAGAGGCGCAGCGCTTCCAGTGGTAGCAGCAGTACCAG GTCTCGGTCCAGCTCGACATCCAGCTCAGGCTCCAGCACCAGCACTGGCTCAAGCAGTGGCTCCAGCTCTTCCTCAGCATCCAGTCGCTCAGGAAGCTCCAGCACCTCCcgcagctccagctccagcagcTCCTCCGGCTCTCCAAGTCCTTCTCGGCGCAGACACGACAACAGAAGGCGCTCCCGCTCCAA ATCCAAACCACCTAAAAGAgatgaaaaggagaggaagaggcggAGCCCATCCCCTAAGCCCACCAAAGTGCACATTGGGAGACTCACCAGGAATGTGACCAAG GATCACATCATGGAGATATTTTCCACGTatgggaaaattaaaatgattgacATGCCAGTGGAAAGGATGCATCCCCATCTGTCCAAAGGCTATGCATACGTAGAGTTTGAGAATCCAGATGAAGCTGAAAAGGCGCTGAAGCACATGGACGGAG GACAAATTGATGGCCAGGAGATCACTGCCACCGCTGTGCTGGCACCCTGGCCTAGACCACCCCCCAGGCGATTCAGCCCTCCCAGGAGAATGCTGCCACCACCACCCATGTGGCGCAGGTCTCCCCCACGGATGAGGAGAAG ATCCCGGTCCCCAAGGCGCAGGTCCCCTGTACGCCGGCGATCACGTTCCCCAGGCCGCCGCCGCCACAGGAGCCGCTCCAGCTCCAACTCCTCCCGTTAA
- the RNPS1 gene encoding RNA-binding protein with serine-rich domain 1 isoform X1, translated as MDLSGVKKKSLLGVKENNKKSSTRAPSPTKRKDRSDEKSKDRSKDKGATKESSEKDRGRDKTRKRRSASSGSSSTRSRSSSTSSSGSSTSTGSSSGSSSSSASSRSGSSSTSRSSSSSSSSGSPSPSRRRHDNRRRSRSKSKPPKRDEKERKRRSPSPKPTKVHIGRLTRNVTKDHIMEIFSTYGKIKMIDMPVERMHPHLSKGYAYVEFENPDEAEKALKHMDGGQIDGQEITATAVLAPWPRPPPRRFSPPRRMLPPPPMWRRSPPRMRRRSRSPRRRSPVRRRSRSPGRRRHRSRSSSNSSR; from the exons ATGGATTTATCAGGAGTGAAAAAGAAGAGCTTGCTAGgagtcaaagaaaataataaaaagtccaGCACTAG GGCTCCTTCTCCTACCAAACGCAAAGACCGCTCAGATGAGAAGTCCAAGGATCGTTCAAAAGATAAAGGGGCCACAAAGGAATCGAGTGAGAAGGATCGCGGCAGGGACAAAACCCGAAAGAGGCGCAGCGCTTCCAGTGGTAGCAGCAGTACCAG GTCTCGGTCCAGCTCGACATCCAGCTCAGGCTCCAGCACCAGCACTGGCTCAAGCAGTGGCTCCAGCTCTTCCTCAGCATCCAGTCGCTCAGGAAGCTCCAGCACCTCCcgcagctccagctccagcagcTCCTCCGGCTCTCCAAGTCCTTCTCGGCGCAGACACGACAACAGAAGGCGCTCCCGCTCCAA ATCCAAACCACCTAAAAGAgatgaaaaggagaggaagaggcggAGCCCATCCCCTAAGCCCACCAAAGTGCACATTGGGAGACTCACCAGGAATGTGACCAAG GATCACATCATGGAGATATTTTCCACGTatgggaaaattaaaatgattgacATGCCAGTGGAAAGGATGCATCCCCATCTGTCCAAAGGCTATGCATACGTAGAGTTTGAGAATCCAGATGAAGCTGAAAAGGCGCTGAAGCACATGGACGGAG GACAAATTGATGGCCAGGAGATCACTGCCACCGCTGTGCTGGCACCCTGGCCTAGACCACCCCCCAGGCGATTCAGCCCTCCCAGGAGAATGCTGCCACCACCACCCATGTGGCGCAGGTCTCCCCCACGGATGAGGAGAAG ATCCCGGTCCCCAAGGCGCAGGTCCCCTGTACGCCGGCGATCACGTTCCCCAGGCCGCCGCCGCCACAGGAGCCGCTCCAGCTCCAACTCCTCCCGTTAA